In the Desulfitobacterium hafniense DCB-2 genome, GATTTGGACGGATATCCGGCTTTTATGTGGAAGTAGGTGAGAGAGATTTTAGTGCTGATCACGTATGATGTTAACACTCAAACCGCGGCAGGAAGAAAGCGGCTGCGTCAGGTTGCCAAGCAATGTGTGAACTATGGACAACGTGTCCAGAATTCAGTCTTTGAATGTGTGCTGGATGCGGCAAAATTCCGCGAGGTTCAGCATAAGCTGGAGCAGATTATTGATACGGAGACGGATAGTCTGAGGTTCTATATGCTGGGGAATAATTACAAGAACAAGGTTGAGCATATTGGGGCAAAACCTTCGTTTAATGTTGAGGATACGTTGATTATTTAGTGCGAACCTATAGTGCACAGCAAATCCTCGGGAGGTTCGCACCGTGAAACGAGAGAAAATTTGTTGAAATGTGTGAGTAAATAATGGGAGTATGCTGTAGTGAGGGGAAGAAGTTTAAGGAAATGAACAAAAGTTGACTTTGGTAGATAGTTTTGATTACTTTTTGCAGTCGAGGCCTCTACGAGGCTCGAGGGTTGAAATCCTATGGGATGGACAGATATAAATTAACCATGTCGGTCGAGGCCTCTACGAGGCTCGAGGGTTGAAATAGCTGAAAATCTATCTGCCGCCCTGACTTATTTGTCGAGGCCTCTACGAGGCTCGAGGGTTGAAATGTCACTGAATCAGCGGTTACTATCACTGCAGGGGTAGTCGAGGCCTCTACGAGGCTCGAGGGTTGAAATCGGGCAGTGCCGGCTTTGTACTCCATCCAGCGCGGTCGAGGCCTCTACGAGGCTCGAGGGTTGAAATTGTCCGGATACGAAGTTGGTCTCAGTAGCAGTGAGTCGAGGCCTCTACGAGGCTCGAGGGTTGAAATTCGTGAGGGATTCCATGATTTCAGCTCCGGTAAAGTGTCGAGGCCTCTACGAGGCTCGAGGGTTGAAATTATTTCGGACGGTAGCATGACAACTACCGCTAAGGTCGAGGCCTCTACGAGGCTCGAGGGTTGAAATAAACGACTGAATACGTAGACACGGCGAAAACGACGTCGAGGCCTCTACGAGGCTCGAGGGTTGAAATCCCGGGGACGTACTGCCAAGCCTTGTTGAAATCTGTCGAGGCCTCTACGAG is a window encoding:
- the cas2 gene encoding CRISPR-associated endonuclease Cas2, whose product is MLVLITYDVNTQTAAGRKRLRQVAKQCVNYGQRVQNSVFECVLDAAKFREVQHKLEQIIDTETDSLRFYMLGNNYKNKVEHIGAKPSFNVEDTLII